In Chloroflexota bacterium, the genomic window CGATGGCCGACCCGCCGCCGCGCGCCGCCGACAGGGTGTTGGAGCTGCCCGCGCTGCTGCGCGTCCTGGCGGCGCGCCGAGCCGATGGCGCACGCGTCGCGCTCACGAACGGCGCGTTCGACCTGATCCACGTCGGTCATCTGCGCTCGCTGGAGCAGGCCCGGGCGCACAGCGACGTGCTGGTCGTGGGTGTCAACTCGGATGCGTCGGTGCGGCGGTACAAGTCGCCAGACCGGCCCATCGTCCCGCAGGCGGACCGCGCCGAGCTGCTGGCCGGCTTCGCCTGTGTGGACTACG contains:
- a CDS encoding adenylyltransferase/cytidyltransferase family protein, which translates into the protein MADPPPRAADRVLELPALLRVLAARRADGARVALTNGAFDLIHVGHLRSLEQARAHSDVLVVGVNSDASVRRYKSPDRPIVPQADRAELLAGFACVDYVVIFDEDTAERLLEAVRPDVYIKGAEYASRPFPERAVVERYGGQVVLVELEAGRSTSGLIDAVVKRYQR